The genomic segment GACGAATGCGTACCAGGCGCTAGCCACCTGAGATCCCACAGATACTAGGAGAGTAGgcatcgaaagaaaaagaaaggccGTACCTGTTTCCACAGTCGTGTTAACAGCCGAAACTCATAAAGACGTTTAAAAGTGGCCTGAAGGAGAGAGACGGGACACGACCATCTCCTTTAACACCGAAACACACCTTCGTCGATTCTTCGACGTCGCCAGACGCCGACCATTCAAAAACTGGCGACGATGAATAGACCGTTCATAGAAATTCGTTTGATTACATGTACAGGGTGATTTCTTATAACTCGACCGGTTTTACGaagtttgttattatatattctttgtttTGTTCGGTTATACGCGATGAATAATTCTGTCGAAActtcattttattgaattatacaaCATTGTGCTTTCATGAGTAAGTAAAAGGTTGCTGGCATAAATTCGTTCAACgtatcaattaaataaaaactttcATCTAATCGAGTTGTTCAACgtatgattaaaaaatgaaatttgttttgttCAAATTTACAAGATCGTATCTAATCGACGATCGATTCTATGTTtcgtaaattttgttaaaaacatacaaatggaaatttttttacagaaaatcatcgatgtaaagaaaataaatcgtaaGGTTAATGAAACGTTAGTCCTTAAAaggttaaaataaaacaccctgtacgttataatttcCTAAAAGAAGAGACGTAAACGTAAAAGCATTCCTCCCATTTGCAACAATATTTTCAAGCTTAAACGTTTCATTATACCATTAAACTCCTCCCTGTGCGAGACGCAACTCGACAGATGACTATTAAAAGCGAACGAAGGACCGTTACCCGTCACAAGTATGCATTACCCACCAAATTTCATTCACGATATTAACAACACTTTCGCAACGTGGCTGATCGAACCGGAAtcgcaattaaaaattgatttacaaCAGCCGCCGTGTCGGTTCGTCATTAACAACGCTCATGCGCACGCGCGTGAGAGGAAAAACGGCAGCCGGTGGCAGCGTGCAAATTTCGCGATAATTGGCGAACGTGTCGCTCGCACGCCGCTAATATCACGATGGAATCGCAACGAGCGAATCGATCAGGCCTCGATGGATCGTCCAGAGCGCAATTTGTCATAGACAAGAATCTCCTCGAGGATGCGTGATCGAGACGCGCCTCTACGAAATCGGCTGTCATGTTTATGATCTAATTACCTATGATTTCGATCTTCGAGTTCACGATCGATCCGTTTAATCGGTTACACATTATCTTTGGTTATTTCTTACAGGCTGAGATCGGTTAGGCACGATGTTCGTGCAAAATTGATATTGTGTAAGGAAAGTCCATTAGGCTTGTTTGTCTTAAGGGAAATTTGTCAATGTCACGTGTCTGTTTCCTTTATTTGAATACGCACTATCTTTGAGGTTTATTTGTAGAGTACGGTTGCTTATtcagattcatatttttagaaagataaagaaatgcaatctaaatagagatttgtttcatatgttacataatataaaatgccAATTCATAATTcgtcataaaaattttatagatttatatataatgaCACTTTTAGGAATCTGAATGATTTTTTGTAAAGcatacgaatgaaaatttactttctctgaattaaatatttttccatatgcTTTTCACTTTAATTCCCTCAGTTCTAATTCTATGCTTTAGTCGTTggcaaattaaaatatgaatggCGTAAAAagcattataattttataaaacgaaattataatataattgacaaGAGCAATgaacagatataatatatagatgaAAGAATGgataatatcttaaaaaacGTCTAGTACAAAAGttgttaattttcatatgTCCAATTACCAATTTCACACTGTCCTTTGTCTACTATATAAAGTGCGTAGTCATTTCAGAAAACGAACAGAACTCATTCAGAAATTTAAACTTACGTAGACACGAAGTCTTATGGACTACAAATCAGATCATTGTATTGATCAAAATGAATCGTCACATAATATAATCTCAGATAAGGTTAGAGATCCTAACCAAAATCATTATTACGATTTGTAATTAATGGGACACTGATAAGTAATGGACGGTCAACTTTCTCAGCAAAAATGACTTCATCTAACTAGGTGTTCGTCTTCACGAAAATTCTGTACGAACCGGGTTTTATCGGCACGATCAAAGGGATCGCGATACGACGTTGACACAAGGCTGAACTTGGTGTCGTTCCTCTCCTGTGACAGCTTCACTATCTTGTTCTTTTCGAAGAACGCTCAATCCCATTATCTTTCGCCCTGGTTGACCTGCTACCCGGGCGTAAAGTGGGTAATCCTGTCCAAGAAGCGATCTTCAATCTTCTACACTCTACGCGATGAATACCAGGTTCTTGGGAGGTTTCGAAGGTTCGATTCGTTATTTTGTCACAACGGTTGGTGTTACGTGATGACTTTCTTGTAGGTATGAATTTTAGTTCTTCAGATAACtataaaatgtcaaaaaatacaaactttatttaattcatcCGATGTACTCGCAAATGTGTTCAACAACATTAATCTACAATAACAAAAAAGGAGAAATCCTAGCGCCAGGtggttaatataatttcaattttgtataagaatgatgtcaaaaataatttcgtgaaTCGCTCCAGGAGCGAAACCTGACCGGATAAATACTTTGACTcgaatctaattgaacgttaCGGCACGCATtcataaaaggaagaaaagataaCAACGAAGCGGTAGTTGCGCCATCGAAAAAGCGGAGTTGTTACCGAATTATTTTGTGGAGAAATTGACAGTCGGTGCCAAAGCATGGTGGTTAGAGACCTTCGCTGACAATGTGGATCTGTAATTAGAACCGTGCCGTCTTCTGCCATTCCTCTCCGTTTcacgatctttttcttcttctttctttaatctGTTTTTGTTCACGTGAAATCTCACACAGCTATGTATTATCGTCTTAAACCAACAGACCCTGTGACGAGTAGCAGAACCTGGTTCAAAAGCAGCTACGTGGATCAAGGTAGGCAAAAGGGGGAAAGCAGGTCCCGAAAACGAAAGACGGCACGAGAGAAACTTAAATAGTAGGTCTGTCTTAATAACCTTGGTCCCGAGACGCAAACTGAATGTCATTGCAGTAGATTCGATCACGTGAGTCGGCACTGACAGCTTAATTCTAGTGTCGTGTCAATGGCGCAGCTTGGCCTCTCAAATTCGTGAAAGAACCGGGAGAATCCTTCGATATCAAAACGTCACACGGCGCCACTGTATGCAACTTTATAATTGATTCGAATCAGGATCAGTACTATGAAGAATTGCGGGTATACGTCAAAGAGGAAGTTTGTtcgaatttgtatattttccttcgtttcattAATCAGAACATTTTGCGacttagaaaattttcaatatcgaaAAGCATATTCGTGTTTGAAAACTAAGAAttcaaattttgcaaatatttatatacagtaGCTCGATAGGAAATTCTTATgaatatacttaaaaatttcattagtaccTCAAGTGTAACTTAAATTAAATCTGAACATATTCTCAAATTGAACTCAGGATGCCATCTAAAGTATAGTACGACAACTTGTAACTTAATATCGGATTGTAGTTCTACACGTGATATGAAAATCTCTTTAATTTACTATACCTTATCATAatataagattaaatataactaatatataaacaaaatcaTGTTGACACGATTATGTGTACGTGTTAGTCAAAAActgttaaatacaaatacaggATTTCACGTAAGTTAAACTCCTGTTTTTCGTTAGGTTATGTTacacttatatatatatatattaaaatattttcatgatgTATATATTCAGAAAACAACAGAATGTCGCTTTAGCGGTCTcgcatataatataacaaacgGTCCTTTGAAGCGGGATTGTGTATTAAACGTTCATATACTTTCGAAAATTCATAAGATTTATTTCGCTCGGTATGAAAGCACAGCTAATACAACAATAAAGGAAAATGTATCAAATACGCCACCAGGTGTGAAAAATCTCTAATTTCATATATGTTCTCAaagatgtaataataaaaaatatagtctACCATGTTTTTTAGATTCATCTGTGTCACAAACACAAATAACAGATCTAAATAATTCAGTACCAGAGAAAGATCTATTAAGTGAAATACCaggtaatataatattttttacttttaaattagaagttgtataattttttgtattttttacagaTCCACCTCTTCCACAAATACCATTGCCTACAGAAATCACAGAAGTTATTAAACTACATGCAAATGGGGAACCTACCTTTGAAAGTTTAGGATTAGGTGGATATGGCCCTATGggaattattcaaacattttatgaattacTTCATATTAATTGTGATCTACCATGGTGGGCAACAATTGTACTAACTTCAGTACTTATCAAACTTGCAACATTTCCATGTTCGATAATTGTACAGAGAAATACTAGCAATATGAGCAAAATTCTGCCACAAATGATAAGATTACAGGAAAATATGACTGAAGCAAGAAACTGTGGAAATTCACAAGAAGGTGTGTACTAACATAAAATACTTATCCAGCATATTATAAAGTATGTActactatatatttatctaaataaataaattttattcttgtcTTTTAGCTACTGTATATGCTTTTGAATTACAAGAGctgttgaagaaaaataatgttaaaatgttTCCTGTTTCGAATTTGTTGAAAGTATGCAGTTGAATGGGTATATTATGTACTTAAGTACGTCtgtgataatttaaatattaaaatttattcctaTATACTAAATAGGTTGGAGCACATCTACCAATATTTTTTGCTCTACGACAAATGACTAATAAACCTGTAGAAAGTTTAAAGGAAGGTGGATTGTGGTGGTTTATGGATTTAACTAGTACTGATCCATATTATCTGTTGCCACTAGGTACTAGTATAACATTGTACGCTGTTACTTCACATGCATTGAAGAGTTCACCAAATTTGACTCCTATAATACGAAATATGTTCAAAGCAGTACcagttatttcatttctatttgcAATGAAGTTTCCAGGAGTAAGATACATAGCTCTTATTTATCTTTACTttgtatcgtaaatatttaaaaaaatttgtttcaggCCATTTTGTGTCACTGGactgtttcaaatattctaaCCGTAATAGAAAATCAAGTAATACGTTTAGAGAAAGTAAGagcatattttaatatcccTCTTATACAGCAAGCGACGGCCAAAAATACAGTAAAAAAAGACA from the Bombus pyrosoma isolate SC7728 linkage group LG11, ASM1482585v1, whole genome shotgun sequence genome contains:
- the LOC122572310 gene encoding mitochondrial inner membrane protein OXA1L isoform X1; translation: MLTRLCVRVSQKLLNTNTGFHKTTECRFSGLAYNITNGPLKRDCVLNVHILSKIHKIYFARYESTANTTIKENVSNTPPDSSVSQTQITDLNNSVPEKDLLSEIPDPPLPQIPLPTEITEVIKLHANGEPTFESLGLGGYGPMGIIQTFYELLHINCDLPWWATIVLTSVLIKLATFPCSIIVQRNTSNMSKILPQMIRLQENMTEARNCGNSQEATVYAFELQELLKKNNVKMFPVSNLLKVGAHLPIFFALRQMTNKPVESLKEGGLWWFMDLTSTDPYYLLPLGTSITLYAVTSHALKSSPNLTPIIRNMFKAVPVISFLFAMKFPGAILCHWTVSNILTVIENQVIRLEKVRAYFNIPLIQQATAKNTVKKDKGFKESFSDAWTNMKISNRLASYAHADLKQFNNAAKGPLTKTYKYNPVKNLSKATSATSMTTMKK
- the LOC122572310 gene encoding mitochondrial inner membrane protein OXA1L isoform X2 gives rise to the protein MLTRLCVRVSQKLLNTNTGFHKTTECRFSGLAYNITNGPLKRDCVLNVHILSKIHKIYFARYESTANTTIKENVSNTPPDLNNSVPEKDLLSEIPDPPLPQIPLPTEITEVIKLHANGEPTFESLGLGGYGPMGIIQTFYELLHINCDLPWWATIVLTSVLIKLATFPCSIIVQRNTSNMSKILPQMIRLQENMTEARNCGNSQEATVYAFELQELLKKNNVKMFPVSNLLKVGAHLPIFFALRQMTNKPVESLKEGGLWWFMDLTSTDPYYLLPLGTSITLYAVTSHALKSSPNLTPIIRNMFKAVPVISFLFAMKFPGAILCHWTVSNILTVIENQVIRLEKVRAYFNIPLIQQATAKNTVKKDKGFKESFSDAWTNMKISNRLASYAHADLKQFNNAAKGPLTKTYKYNPVKNLSKATSATSMTTMKK